A single window of Leptospira koniambonensis DNA harbors:
- the folD gene encoding bifunctional methylenetetrahydrofolate dehydrogenase/methenyltetrahydrofolate cyclohydrolase FolD yields the protein MTAILLDGKKLSQKIKDSIAEEIKTLTASGKKPPKLATILVGSDPASATYVNMKVKSCHAVGMISEKIELPETTTTQELLAVIDKLNADPDTHGILLQHPTPPQIDERAAFDRIDLKKDVDGVTTLSFGKLSMGVETYLPCTPYGMVLLLKEYGIDPAGKRAVVVGRSPILGKPMAMLLTEMNATVTLCHSRTQNLPEIVAQADIVVGAVGKPEFIKADWIKPGAVLLDAGYNAGNVGDIEISKAWEKSSHYTPVPGGVGPMTISVLLLQTLYSAKDHFTPPLK from the coding sequence ATGACTGCGATTTTACTGGATGGCAAAAAACTTTCCCAAAAGATAAAAGATTCTATCGCCGAAGAGATCAAAACTCTTACGGCTTCCGGAAAAAAGCCCCCGAAACTCGCAACAATCCTGGTCGGTAGCGATCCGGCTTCTGCCACTTACGTAAATATGAAAGTCAAGTCCTGCCACGCAGTGGGAATGATCTCCGAAAAAATCGAACTTCCTGAAACTACGACCACTCAGGAATTACTCGCGGTCATTGATAAGCTGAATGCGGATCCGGACACCCACGGAATTCTTCTGCAACATCCTACCCCTCCTCAAATAGACGAAAGAGCGGCATTCGATCGGATTGATTTGAAGAAGGATGTGGACGGAGTTACTACATTATCCTTCGGGAAATTGTCCATGGGAGTGGAAACCTATCTTCCTTGCACTCCGTATGGTATGGTCCTTCTTCTAAAAGAATACGGGATTGATCCTGCGGGAAAAAGAGCCGTGGTTGTAGGACGTTCTCCTATTTTGGGAAAACCTATGGCGATGCTTCTGACAGAAATGAACGCAACTGTTACTCTATGTCATTCCAGAACCCAAAACCTACCTGAAATCGTGGCACAAGCTGATATCGTTGTGGGTGCTGTGGGAAAACCTGAATTTATCAAAGCGGATTGGATCAAACCGGGAGCGGTATTATTGGATGCCGGTTATAATGCAGGAAACGTAGGAGATATCGAAATTTCCAAGGCATGGGAAAAATCCTCTCATTATACTCCTGTTCCGGGAGGTGTAGGACCTATGACAATTTCAGTCCTTCTTCTCCAGACATTGTATTCTGCAAAAGATCACTTTACACCCCCGTTGAAATGA
- a CDS encoding tetratricopeptide repeat protein yields MAKSSALSTQLSLEESAWELFETGAYEEVSKLAEKNPKNMFLNHLRAVCEFETETNTANNFPLEGKTVLTPLLGAYLHKAKGNAKEAAVLFHEYFKASSSLVSYSILTTGIKACEEVGAHKACADLIQRYKALWTDGYFSKLEFFSLYHLRKFEEALKVFKENSESLKEDRDVLAALGLCFVHIGRFEEACNILEKLPGAGEIPSFEDKVTEYSDRIKNISKYEARKKELSRTELLDLGYAYLFSESYKKAEEVFTSLVSLESR; encoded by the coding sequence ATGGCTAAAAGTTCCGCCCTTTCCACACAGCTTTCCTTAGAAGAGTCCGCTTGGGAACTCTTTGAAACAGGAGCGTACGAGGAAGTATCCAAATTAGCGGAGAAGAATCCGAAAAACATGTTCTTAAATCATTTAAGAGCTGTTTGCGAATTCGAAACGGAAACGAATACTGCCAATAATTTTCCTTTAGAAGGAAAAACGGTCCTAACACCTTTGCTTGGTGCTTATCTGCATAAAGCAAAAGGAAATGCAAAAGAGGCCGCAGTATTATTTCACGAATACTTCAAGGCATCTTCCAGTCTAGTATCATATTCTATCTTAACCACAGGGATCAAAGCATGCGAAGAAGTGGGAGCCCACAAAGCATGTGCTGATCTGATCCAAAGATATAAAGCTCTTTGGACCGACGGATATTTTTCCAAACTGGAATTCTTCTCCTTATATCATTTAAGAAAGTTTGAAGAAGCTCTTAAAGTATTTAAAGAAAATTCAGAAAGCCTAAAAGAAGACAGAGATGTTCTGGCTGCTTTAGGATTATGTTTTGTTCATATTGGAAGATTTGAAGAGGCTTGTAATATTCTGGAAAAACTTCCAGGTGCAGGCGAGATCCCTTCTTTCGAAGATAAGGTGACTGAGTATTCAGATAGGATTAAAAATATCTCTAAATACGAAGCTAGGAAAAAAGAACTTTCTAGAACTGAACTCTTAGATCTGGGATATGCGTATTTATTCTCTGAGTCTTATAAAAAGGCAGAAGAGGTATTTACTTCTCTCGTTTCCCTAGAATCACGATAA
- the asnS gene encoding asparagine--tRNA ligase, translating into MSEVSTIDLNRLPEHVNQTVRIQGWVHGLRGSNARQFLSLRNSGKILQVLAEKEILGEDLFSEIKHLKQETSVEVIGKLVENEKSPIGFELVLSSFKKVGESDNYPITPKEHGIDFLLSQRHLWLRSSKQLAIIKVRSELSYQIRKYFHSNQFTLIDTPILTGSIGESAGTLFSTEYFDLGNAYLAQTGQLYLETAIFAHNKVYCYGPTFRAEKSKTRRHLTEFWMVEAETAFLTHAENLKLQEDFVKTVIKETIAVCGPELKVLERDLSPLLDYISKPFALIDYKEALEYLQSQGEDITWGDDINSEREQMLCQKFGGPVFIQKYPREAKAFYMKVNPEDPRTVLNADLIAPDGVGEIIGGSEREENYETITKRLQEENLPVESYEWYLELRKYGSVPHSGFGLGTERLVAWICGLQHVRECIPYPRMMERLYP; encoded by the coding sequence ATGTCCGAAGTTTCTACCATTGACCTAAATCGTTTGCCGGAACATGTAAACCAAACCGTACGTATCCAAGGTTGGGTCCACGGTTTGAGAGGATCTAACGCCAGACAATTTTTAAGTCTGAGAAATTCAGGAAAGATATTACAGGTACTCGCAGAAAAAGAAATTTTGGGAGAAGATCTGTTTTCAGAGATCAAACACCTAAAACAAGAAACTTCAGTCGAGGTAATCGGCAAATTAGTGGAGAATGAAAAGTCTCCCATTGGATTTGAACTTGTGCTTTCTTCTTTCAAGAAGGTGGGAGAATCAGATAATTATCCGATCACTCCCAAAGAACATGGAATAGACTTCCTACTTTCCCAAAGACACCTTTGGTTAAGGTCCAGTAAGCAGCTTGCGATCATAAAAGTCAGAAGTGAACTCTCTTACCAGATCAGAAAATATTTCCATAGTAATCAATTCACTTTGATAGATACTCCTATCTTAACAGGCTCCATTGGAGAATCTGCAGGAACATTATTCTCTACAGAATATTTTGATCTTGGAAATGCATACCTGGCTCAAACGGGACAATTATATTTAGAAACTGCAATATTTGCTCATAATAAGGTTTATTGTTATGGCCCAACATTCAGAGCGGAGAAGAGCAAAACCAGAAGGCATTTAACAGAATTCTGGATGGTAGAAGCAGAAACCGCATTTTTAACACATGCAGAAAATCTAAAATTGCAGGAAGATTTTGTAAAAACGGTCATCAAAGAAACTATAGCTGTCTGCGGGCCCGAATTGAAAGTTTTGGAAAGAGATCTTTCTCCATTACTCGATTATATTTCTAAACCATTTGCTCTTATCGATTATAAAGAAGCTTTAGAATACCTGCAATCCCAAGGAGAAGATATCACCTGGGGAGATGATATCAATTCAGAAAGAGAACAGATGCTTTGCCAAAAATTCGGCGGACCTGTTTTTATCCAAAAATATCCAAGAGAAGCAAAAGCATTCTATATGAAGGTCAACCCAGAAGATCCAAGAACAGTGCTTAACGCGGACTTGATCGCTCCGGATGGAGTGGGGGAGATCATAGGCGGCTCCGAAAGGGAAGAAAATTACGAAACCATAACTAAACGCCTCCAGGAAGAAAACCTGCCAGTAGAATCCTATGAATGGTATTTGGAGCTTCGAAAATATGGCTCCGTTCCTCATTCCGGTTTTGGGCTTGGAACAGAAAGACTGGTCGCTTGGATCTGTGGACTACAGCATGTTCGAGAATGTATCCCTTATCCTCGTATGATGGAAAGATTGTACCCTTAA